In Triticum aestivum cultivar Chinese Spring chromosome 5B, IWGSC CS RefSeq v2.1, whole genome shotgun sequence, the following proteins share a genomic window:
- the LOC123111461 gene encoding peptidyl-prolyl cis-trans isomerase FKBP43, with the protein MAFWGVEVKPGKPYTHSYNLSHGRLRICQATLGSCDAATRTVVQCIVGNKKPIILCSLNPKLAEMCHLEIELEEVDEVLFSVLGQSSVHLSGYYLRPGRRGNAGEEDSESYGEDVGESDTDQDYEGSEDSYESDFIDDGDNEVPEDNDVSDSMDDGDVCSTPDHCKQDSEKHARKVKRQRRLKKKQQVDSSADKIADSPSKPAARCKRGSIFDSASEDEDFLAQSEEENLPTPVSLAKKTNGKVSEEIKPGNVTSNDEAKKRSNSDKKRKSDAINEDPASPMDVTEVNGLSVPKQEAEIKKKSKKKKKTLEAEDGKHSNNIRTLEDGLVIEDLSAGNQDAKVASEGNKVYINYVGKLQDGKTVHSNGEEKPYKFKLGSEKVMRGWNLGITGMRVGEKRRLTIPPSMCDNGGKSAVELPKDSTIIYEVELVKVR; encoded by the exons ATGGCGTTCTGGG GCGTGGAGGTGAAGCCCGGGAAGCCGTACACCCACAGCTACAACCTTTCCCATGGCCGTCTCCGCATTTGCCAG GCCACATTGGGAAGCTGCGATGCTGCTACAAGGACAGTGGTGCAATGCATTGTGGGCAACAAGAAACCCATCATACTTTGTAGTTTGAATCCTAAATTGGCTGAGATGTGCCATCTCGAGATTGAGTTGGAGGAGGTCGATGAGGTTCTGTTTTCAGTACTTGGCCAGAGTTCTGTGCATCTCTCAGGATATTACCTCCGGCCAGGCAGAAGGGGCAATGCAGGGGAGGAAGACTC AGAATCTTATGGAGAGGATGTTGGAGAGTCTGATACAGACCAAGACTATGAAGGGAGTGAGGACAGTTACGAATCTGACTTCATTGATGATGGTGACAATGAAGTACCCGAGGACAATGATGTTTCTGATTCTATGGATGATGGTGATGTATGCTCAACCCCCGATCACTGCAAGCAAG ATTCTGAAAAGCATGCTCGTAAGGTTAAAAGACAGCGGCGCTTAAAGAAGAAGCAACAAGTTGACAGCTCCGCTGACAAGATTGCTGATTCTCCATCAAAGCCTGCTGCCAGGTGCAAACGTGGCTCAATATTTGATAGTGCCAGTGAAGATGAGGACTTTTTGGCCCAGAGTGAAGAAGAAAACTTGCCTACGCCTGTTTCCTTGGCTAAGAAAACTAATGGTAAAGTTTCAGAGGAAATCAAACCTGGAAATGTTACGTCAAATGACGAAGCCAAAAAACGGAGTAACAGTGATAAGAAAAGAAAAAGTGATGCCATCAATGAGGATCCTGCATCTCCAAT GGATGTAACAGAGGTCAATGGATTATCGGTTCCAAAACAGGAAGCTGAGATAAAAaagaaatccaagaaaaagaagaaaactcTAGAGGCAGAAGATGGAAAGCATTCGAACAACATAAGAACATTGGAAGATGGGCTGGTCATAGAAGATCTGTCAGCAGGAAACCAAGATGCCAAAGTGGCTTCAGAGGGCAACAAG GTTTATATCAATTATGTTGGCAAGCTGCAGGATGGAAAAACTGTTCATTCTAATGGCGAGGAAAAGCCCTACAAGTTTAAGCTTG GTTCTGAGAAAGTGATGCGTGGATGGAACCTTGGTATTACTG GTATGCGCGTTGGAGAGAAGAGGAGGCTAACCATTCCCCCATCCATGTG CGACAATGGTGGTAAATCGGCTGTAGAATTGCCCAAAGATTCAACAATCATCTATG